Within the Megalops cyprinoides isolate fMegCyp1 chromosome 10, fMegCyp1.pri, whole genome shotgun sequence genome, the region CTTGAAGGtatatttttttgcctttgagGGCTGCCCAACCTCATGGCATGttatgaaatgcttttgttttattctcttaGACACTGGTCTCCAAGATGTGGGCTCGAAGCACACGGTTGATGCAGCACCTTGCTCAGGCCTGGTCCATGGTTGTGATGCTCTACACATCCGGTCACAGGAAAGGCTGGAGACACATCCTCCTccactgctttgtgtgtttcaCCGTCAGCCTTGCCTTCAATGCCCTTCTTTTCGTCTGCCTCTACTGTGCTCTGAAGTATGACCTGGTGGTGTCAGGCAGCATTGCAGGGGTCTGCGTGGTGGTTGCAACAGCTGCATTGTTTTTCTCCAAACGCGTTCGCTGCTTCTCGATTCTATTTCTGATCGCGTGTGGCATGAAGCAAGGAAGGACCCTGCTCATAACTGCTGGAACTGGCCTGGTGGTCTTCTGGAactttcaaaacacattgagaAACCTTACAGATTTGGCCAGAAGCATGCTGTGTAACTTAGAGAAAAAGAGGATCTCCATCGAGCTCACACCACTCAGTAATTatgttaaaatgctgaaatgggTTGGGGACCTACTGAAAAGATTTACAGACTTTGGGGTGGTCAGATTCACCTCAGATTTTCATATTAGTCCGAAGGCTGAATCAAAGAACTTAGAGGAGAAACTTGAACAAGCAAAGAGGTCACTCAACAAAACGGCTGAACACATGCTGGCTGTGATGAACACTGTGTCATCTGTGAGTGAGAAGGTGTTCCCTGCGCTGGGTTTTCTTCTCCTCATAGTCTTCACGGTGCTGTACCTGAAAAGCTACTACTACAATAGAAAATATGAGAACACATTCATCACCAGCAGGTTTATTCAATACGATGAGAAGCAGAAGGCTGAGGGGAAGCCTTACGTCCTCCCCTTGACGAAAAAGGAAGCCAAGCGCTACACCACCATTCCTTCACCTCGCCTGACAGTCAGGGAAGGGGAAGCCATGATAAAGTTCTACATTCCAGTTCTCACCCATTTGCTTGCCTGGGTTTTCTTTATTGGTGTGGATGCCCTTCTCTATTGGCTTATTATGATCGTCAAAAGGCATCTACAGGAGATAGAGCCATTCCATGTTCCTATGAAAATGAGTGTGAAAGTAAGTGTTGCATTGCATGCCTCTTGAACTTGTGACAAAGGCCATTATTCTATATAatcacaatgcacaatgcaatATAACCCACAATGCAAAGTTGATTAGGCAGctgtgtggtatagtggtaagcCACCAGGCCTGTTACCCAAAGGTTGCTGATCTGAGTCTCCAttagagcactgctgttgtatccttgttCAAAGTACTTAATTCAAATGTCCTCAGTACGTACAGTTTCGTACAATATTACAATCAAGTACAATTTAGAAGGTGAAGCTCTTGGAGATAAATGCAAAGTGCATCTGTGGTCTTTGAGTgttgtctttctctgtccttgCACCTGATTGTTACTCCCCAGCCTCTCAAGTCAATAATATggattttgtgttgtaaaacaacTAATAGTGGCATTGTTGTAAATGTTGTAAGCATGGAATTCCATAAAGTAGAGACTGTCTATTGTCTTTGTGTTGTTCTTggctagccagcaagctaacAGGTTATTGTGTTTTCTATTATGTTACTGGAAGATGGTCTGATTGGCATAATTTACTCCAATTTATACCAATTCACTGGCTAGCTTTTGATCCAGTTAACTTTAGCTAACCCTAGGACCTTTGGCATGTCCACGAATCCCTAAACCAATAAATAAAGAGGTCATCAACAAAATTTCTCATGATatgaaatatatgcaatattacATCCAGCTATTCTCTATCTGGCCCCTGGTTCTGTTGTATGATTATATGTCAGTTCTTGGATTGTTCtcgtcagattttttttttacagcatagTAATACTCATACAAAGCTATAAATTAAGcgtgcagaaaaaaacagataaatcaGGGTTGCAGCATCTCTGTATATGCAGGTGACAGCCTGCATATTCAGTATAGTCGATAAGCTATAATAAGTCATTAAGCTGATGCCTATCTATCTATGTTCTGTCTATCTACAGTTGTACAATAAGGGTTTTACCTCCTCTAAAGTATCGTATTCAAGTCTGATCCTGAATGAGTGATGTTTTTGAACTTCTGAATGTGTATCACAGACACAAGATCAACTTAATTGTGGAATGGTTAGTCATAGGCTCACTTTGAGCATTGAATTTAATCAGGTTCTTCCTTTTGTCTGCAACATGACTGTGGTCATCAATGAGATGCATAAAAAAAGTTCCCAAGAAATCAGAGAAGGGATTTCTTCAAATCATTACTCAAACTCATACTCATTGTGGTTAAATCAAAAAGCGGCTGAAGTGATCCAACCTGCAATACTGTTTTACACTGTTAGCTCACACGCTGTATGTTCTTGCATTTGTTGCAGACAGACAAATCCTTCATTGGCATCTCTCTTGAAGAGATGAAGAAAGAGCAAgacttctccttctctgtcaaCCTGTTTGAGAAAGAGTGCCTTCCTGAACCCCAACTGCTGCTACATGAGTCTCTTGTACCGCTGTCCATCATCCTTCTCTTCCTGGTTGTCCTGGGCCTCCTGTCTGCCAAACTCCTGCAGCTGAGGCTGCTCATCTCTGCGCAGTTCTACGGCGATAACGCAGACGAGAGGGTAGCATACCTGCACGCCAAGATCCTCCGGAAGAGGGCGAAGACAAAGCAAAAGGACAGGAGAGATGTTCTGAAAGCACTTGTGAGAAAGGTTTGTGTTCTTTGAATATAAACAATGGGAATATGTTATTACATGAGAGCAAGTTATCCATATTTGATCACTGGGTAATTATCACATTGACTGACATGATCCGCATCTTGTGTTGTTACTAATGTATACTACATGTTTGTTGTTTATAGAATTTCATATTCATCTCAATGCTTCAAGCCCTAACCGTTGGCCCAACTcttatttctacattttaaacCAAAACGATTTATTTAATACACTGGTAAAGTGCTTTCTTCAATTCTGcttgtgacggagtgccgtcactacggttgagtatgcgctctgactgccatacgaacgagcctggctctttggcgttgcggtcaaagttgcatgtttggtaccctgtagacccgggttcaaggttgggtggggtgactgctctcgcccttcgctacactgcTGTTTGAGACTTATCCCTGGATTTAACATTTCTCCTTTACTGTCACTTAGAGATAAAGACTTACAGATAAATACTTGCTGTTACACTGTACATTCCTGTCATGGGCTAACTAATTTCATATGATGTGAGGAAATATAgttcattgaaaagaaaaacagcagttatGTTTATTAGCTATTGCAAGTATAACATAATGCGTTTACACATAAAGATATGTAAATTGTACCAAGTGAAAAGTTGTACCATAACCGAAATGGTTCAATATTTTTGACAGAGAACTGGTTTGTCTTCCATTTGGAACATGTCATAAATTCTGTAGTTATAATCTGAAAGAAGCCAAAGCCACTAGCAGTGAAAATGAGATCAGACTTCAATAGCGTGTTTAGTGCTCATACAGAACTTAAACGCTTAAATGCTTATTCAGCTTCAGCCTCAGTTATCACTGAGGTAGGCCTAGTTGTCAACTTAATGCCAAAGGCAACCgatatttctctgtatttcctAAATGAATGTTATGCTTTTAAGGGCCTTGAAACACAGAGTTAGTTACATGACacataaaaagaaatggaattatTAAGAGTTCCAGGAAATGTGTCAAATTTACTGAGTCATTGCAGAAGTCAATATAGAGGAAGTTCAACATATAACcatatatgcataaaatattttctgtgataCTAAATACTG harbors:
- the LOC118785061 gene encoding dendritic cell-specific transmembrane protein-like, whose product is MWARSTRLMQHLAQAWSMVVMLYTSGHRKGWRHILLHCFVCFTVSLAFNALLFVCLYCALKYDLVVSGSIAGVCVVVATAALFFSKRVRCFSILFLIACGMKQGRTLLITAGTGLVVFWNFQNTLRNLTDLARSMLCNLEKKRISIELTPLSNYVKMLKWVGDLLKRFTDFGVVRFTSDFHISPKAESKNLEEKLEQAKRSLNKTAEHMLAVMNTVSSVSEKVFPALGFLLLIVFTVLYLKSYYYNRKYENTFITSRFIQYDEKQKAEGKPYVLPLTKKEAKRYTTIPSPRLTVREGEAMIKFYIPVLTHLLAWVFFIGVDALLYWLIMIVKRHLQEIEPFHVPMKMSVKTDKSFIGISLEEMKKEQDFSFSVNLFEKECLPEPQLLLHESLVPLSIILLFLVVLGLLSAKLLQLRLLISAQFYGDNADERVAYLHAKILRKRAKTKQKDRRDVLKALVRKPSFWFPVFFRNRKDDKIELT